The nucleotide window GGCGGTAGGTACCTATGACATATATGAGGTATACCCTTTGCCAGTCTGTCaactaatttgaaataataataaaattcaaattgaaattaaaatttcgacAAACATCTCACTTAACGAAGGAGAGGAATCATTTTTGGCTCATTAGCAGTTCCAAATCACTGCTTACTTTTTGAAGTGGTTCTGAATTTCTCAATTTTGATAATATGTAATGCAAAATAGTAaatcgaaattatattaaaacacgttTTGCAATtgcgacatacatatatattatctattcgTAGTTACAATGGTAACTATATAAGCGTCTTAGTGACTTCTCATAGTCATTGTATATTCAGCTACTTTGGATACGCACCAAGCATCATGTCTACCTTCGCTTTCCTCCTCCTCTGCGTCCAAGCTTGCTTGGTTCAGGTAATATTTCCGTAATACTAATTTACTTAGTGGAATTACTGCAAAATGAGTTTAATTATTGATAGTGCTCACTCAAGTAGTAAGAAATACTTTGTGTCccgcttaattttaattaatattactacaaaCCGAATAAGTTGATATGTCGTCTTGTTTTTGTTTAGAATGTGTACAGCCAGTGTCTGCGTGGTGCTGCTGGACCTATTGGGTGGGACGCTGGAGTAGCTGGCTGCGGCTGGGGTCCCGGCGTTGCTGGCGTAGGCTGGGAAGGTGGATTCGCTGGGCCCGTTGGCTACGGCTGGGGTCCCGGCGTTGCTGGCGTAGGCTGGGAAGGTGGATTCGCTGGTCCCGGTGCTTGGGGCTGGGGTTCCTACGGAGGTGCCGGTGTTGGTGATGTAGCAGTTGCCGGTGAAATGGGCGTCGCTGGTAGCACACTTGTCGCTGGTCAAGTGCCAATCCTTGGTGCTGTCGAATTCGGAGGTGTCGTGCCAGCTGCTGGAGCTGTGTCCATCGCCGGTAGCTGCGGCTGCGGCTGCAACGGTGGTTACATTTACTGagcaaaaattgtaataaaaacctTTCGCtgaccaaataaataataatattggaacTCTAATGCaggatttttatttcttaataaacgaataaaccaacatattatattcagttatttacatacaaaacacgacacaaaaatatagtacaaatatattcatCACATTGTAAAAAAACTGTTCTAAATAAAGCTAGGGAAGGTGTAGAAAGCCAGAACGTAGTTGTGatctgatttaataaaaaaaacattatttatttaaatttggattgTAGGCGGGAAATCACTAAAGGCTAGTAGTCATTATCGCAGTCAGGctttagcactgtaagaaatgtaaACCATTCCTAACACCGTGTTTGTGCCACCAACATAGTATCCAATGTTTTGATACTTGTTTCTGTAactacactggttcactcactgGTTCactttaaatacaacaatataaagtattcaagtttgtcggtagaataactgatcaGTAGGATGTACTTCTGAATAAAGACTTATTaccagttaaaaataaaaaaactcgcATCACCGAATCGAAAAGGATTTTATAACGTCAGTTAACCTTTAAAAACACTCTTGTGTTTAAAATCAGTTGAAGTGTAAACAATCAAATATTGGCTATCTTATACACTGTTATTGAACGTCggataaacatatttattttgaagaaaatGTACAGAGTGGACTAGATAGGCAAAGCGATAATACTTTTAAAcaatgcaatatatatttataatacatagaaAACCCTCGGACTGAAAGCAAACACTAATGTTCAACACACAAATATGTGAATCGATCCCATTACATTCGCTGTCGCAGTCAGTTCCATTAACCGCTAGATCAAcggtaaagtaaaaaaattaaaataaactataaaactaCTCTATAGATTCATTATTCTAAAGCAACAATTTTTTGcttaaaaaggatttttttttaaatattttattatttaaattaaaacagcaTTTAAATAcccaaaatatgttttacagtcagtttcatttattttccgATAATTACGTTTACGGTGTTTGAACACACACTGAGACATTACGGcacgtaaacaaaattgaaataagatCCCACTTTGAAGTGAGGCGTTATTCGCTGCTAACGTTTTTGAGACTGCGAAGCGTAATCTAGTGGTATTGTTGATCGAAGGAGAAGCTACAATGACGACACTGATTTATATACTCGTAGCCATTAAAGCAAtagttttaagaaaatgttaacGCGCTTGCTTAAtcgagttatttttttgttttattctccttgatttatttatttttaattagtagtaATTTATGTTCTCTCATTTTGTTgtctatgtttttgtttttattttaaagataaatgctATGTGGAATTTAGGTAATGTTGGGAGTCAATTGTTATAAACaagttattgattaatttttgtCACAATTCCAAGCGGAAGAAGTCGCGTGTTCAGCTTGTAATTTATACTTCGATAGATtagtaaatgataatttatttatttaaatactttattgaccaccacaaagtaaatgagataaaaggcggacttaatgcctgaagtcATTaactgccagtcaacctttaggtcaaacagaaaaccatgaaggcggtaattaataataattgaaaaaacataacagatatacaaaataaatatagtaaaacatatacatagacaataaataataatagtgcataATAGAATTCATGGGAACTTGGGGCTTTctcacaattaaataaataaacagttttttttaaataaaaataataaatttaaaaagtaaatacattCAAAGAATGCTTGGAAAAGATGTAAATGTGGTAGGGAGCGTGAGGAGTGTCTCCTATCACTGTAAGCGTCGCTGATAGAAGAGGGTTCTCTGTACCCCGGGAACCCCTTAGCTTGGAGCCCGCAAAGATGGACCAATTGTTGGAACATCGTGGTATCATGCGAAAGTGATCCCGTGATGATGTCGATGATGACCTAAGAGACGCTGATTTTTTTATGGGTTTTCCGGTGTGCGCTCCCGCATGACGCGTTCTAGGCatcggcgagtcccacataacaCCATCGACCGCCAAGTGAAATACCTTGTGTTTATCACCCTGATATAAAAACATTGGATACTATGTTGGTGGCACAAACACGGTGTTAGGAATGGTCTGACTGCGATAATGACTACTAACCTTTAGTGATTTCCCGCCTAcaatccaaatttaaataaataatgtttttttttattaaatcagatCACAACTACGTTCTGGCTTTCTACACCTTCCCTAGCTTTATTTAGAACAGTTTTTTTACAATGTGatgaatatatttgtactatatttttgtgtcgtgttttgtatgtaaataactgaatataatatgttggtttattcgtttattaagaaataaaaatcctGCATTAGAgttccaatattattatttatttggtcaGCGAAaggtttttattacaatttttgctCAGTAAATGTAACCACCGTTGCAGCCGCAGCCGCAGCTACCGGCGATGGACACAGCTCCAGCAGCTGGCACGACACCTCCGAATTCGACAGCACCAAGGATTGGCACTTGACCAGCGACAAGTGTGCTACCAGCGACGCCCATTTCACCGGCAACTGCTACATCACCAACACCGGCACCTCCGTAGGAACCCCAGCCCCAAGCACCGGGACCAGCGAATCCACCTTCCCAGCCTACGCCAGCAACGCCGGGACCCCAGCCGTAGCCAACGGG belongs to Vanessa tameamea isolate UH-Manoa-2023 chromosome 28, ilVanTame1 primary haplotype, whole genome shotgun sequence and includes:
- the LOC135194229 gene encoding chorion class CA protein ERA.1-like, yielding MSTFAFLLLCVQACLVQNVYSQCLRGAAGPIGWDAGVAGCGWGPGVAGVGWEGGFAGPVGYGWGPGVAGVGWEGGFAGPGAWGWGSYGGAGVGDVAVAGEMGVAGSTLVAGQVPILGAVEFGGVVPAAGAVSIAGSCGCGCNGGYIY